The proteins below are encoded in one region of Kazachstania africana CBS 2517 chromosome 6, complete genome:
- the FDO1 gene encoding Fdo1p (similar to Saccharomyces cerevisiae YMR144W; ancestral locus Anc_2.385) yields the protein MDNLMNPSTHATSTPTLPQILHISKSPVVHDIELSKVLENAKDLMRKLLSSEGMMSPAEDHEFINKGTSNVNGDAYQHNLPPSNDSNNNYRGGLLTSTNFVSNNKIQKEEIVTTMDSLMRSIDFQLKQIQQLKFKNMMLSTNNIDAQSRLTVEENLQKHEHERLKSQLLSEKQTLMEQLKVSDNKVKKYKKRIVDKNREINRLLKLLRQNSVDVSQIEGISFDSSTSSVRINTSESISRNKKSNMLRTLGVLATQVLNDNTEDTSANQTILQPIGKGDDETEAEISFYTNNTENYPNTNNNVLTSLPNLPEVKISSPNNAPNPIVLPKMRSFSTVDGSVKDR from the coding sequence ATGGATAATTTAATGAATCCGAGTACTCATGCTACAAGCACTCCTACACTCCCTCAAATCCTGCACATATCCAAAAGTCCAGTCGTTCATGACATAGAACTCTCGAAAGTTCTCGAAAACGCTAAGGACTTAATGCGTAAACTTTTGTCTTCGGAAGGAATGATGAGTCCAGCGGAAGATCATGAATTTATCAACAAGGGCACAAGTAATGTCAATGGAGATGCATATCAACATAACCTACCTCCATCTAAtgatagtaataataactATAGGGGAGGCCTCCTTACCAGCACGAACTTCGTTTCCAATAACAAGatacaaaaagaagaaattgtaaCCACAATGGATTCACTGATGCGATCAATagattttcaattgaaacaaatacagcaattgaaatttaaaaatatgATGCTAAGTACAAATAATATCGACGCACAATCAAGACTAACTGTGGaagaaaatcttcaaaaacatGAACATGAAAGGCTAAAAAGTCAATTGCTTTCAGAGAAGCAAACTTTGATGGAGCAATTGAAAGTATCTGATAATAAAGTCaagaaatacaaaaaaagaattgtGGACAAGAATAGAGAAATAAATAGACTATTGAAACTCTTGCGCCAAAATTCAGTAGACGTAAGTCAAATTGAAGGTATCTCTTTCGACTCTAGTACATCTTCAGTAAGGATAAATACTTCTGAGAGTATTTCAAGgaataaaaaatcaaatatgcTCAGAACTTTAGGGGTTTTGGCTACACAGGTGCTAAATGATAACACAGAAGATACCTCAGCCAATCAAACAATTTTGCAACCAATTGGAAAAGGTGATGATGAAACCGAGGcagaaatttcattttataCAAATAATACCGAAAATTATCCAAACACTAATAACAATGTTCTAACTTCGTTGCCAAATTTACCAGAAGTAAAAATTAGCTCACCTAATAATGCACCAAATCCTATAGTATTACCAAAAATGAGAAGTTTTAGTACAGTGGACGGGTCAGTAAAAGACAGATAA
- the COX19 gene encoding Cox19p (similar to Saccharomyces cerevisiae COX19 (YLL018C-A); ancestral locus Anc_4.43), producing the protein MSGNPGSTLRALSPTPPERGSFPLDHDHECSKQMQEYLNCIKLTRGENAPNCRLLAKEYLRCRMKNQLMGKDEWKNLGLPNDAEKTEK; encoded by the coding sequence ATGTCAGGAAATCCGGGAAGTACATTGAGGGCATTGAGTCCGACACCACCTGAAAGAGGCTCATTTCCCTTGGACCATGACCATGAATGTTCGAAGCAGATGCAGGAGTATCTAAATTGTATTAAGCTAACAAGGGGAGAAAATGCGCCTAATTGTAGGTTACTAGCGAAGGAATACCTAAGATGCCGTATGAAGAATCAGCTTATGGGTAAAGATGAATGGAAGAACCTTGGTTTGCCTAACGATGCAGAGAAAACTGAAAAGTGA
- the DPS1 gene encoding aspartate--tRNA ligase DPS1 (similar to Saccharomyces cerevisiae DPS1 (YLL018C); ancestral locus Anc_4.44), whose protein sequence is MSEEVKAPAVAPAAEQPVILGEDGQPLSKKAMKKYLKEQEKLKKKEERALQLQKEKEQRELEAQLNDTASENYGKFPLIQSQSRTGEQRIKFHDIDGPKENVLFRARVHNTRQQGATLTFLTFRQQHELIQGLVRVAKDGSISKQMVKWCSNLNLESIVLVRGDIVKVNEPIKSATVQDYEIHITKIFTISETPESLPILLEDASRSEKEAEEAGLPVVNLDTRLDARVIDLRTVTNQAIFKIQSGVCSLFREFLTKKTFTEVHTPKLLGAPSEGGANVFEVSYFKSKAYLAQSPQFYKQQLMVADFERVFEIAPVFRAENSNTHRHMTEFTGLDLEMTFEEHYHEVLDLLSELFIFIFTELKTRFKKEIDIVRKQYPVEDFKLPKDGKIIKINYKDGIEMLRTLGGKTDLDDFEDLSTENEKLLGKLVREKYDTDFYILDKFPLAIRPFYTMPDPEDPRYSNSYDFFMRGEEILSGAQRIHDDDLLKERMKIHGLSLEDPGLKDYIDAFTYGCAPHAGGGIGLERVVMFFLDLKNIRRASLFPRDPKRLRP, encoded by the coding sequence ATGTCTGAAGAAGTTAAGGCTCCAGCTGTTGCTCCAGCTGCGGAACAACCTGTTATATTAGGTGAAGATGGTCAACCATTGTCCAAGAAGGCCATGAAGAAGTACTTGAAGGAACAAGAAAagttaaagaagaaagaagagcGTGCTTTACAATTacaaaaggaaaaggaGCAACGTGAACTAGAGGCTCAATTGAACGATACTGCTTCCGAAAATTACGGTAAGTTCCCATTAATCCAATCTCAGAGCCGTACCGGTGAACAACGTATTAAATTCCACGACATCGATGGTCCAAAGGAAAATGTTCTCTTCAGAGCACGTGTCCACAACACTAGACAACAAGGTGCTACATTAACTTTCTTAACTTTCAGACAACAACATGAATTGATCCAAGGTTTAGTTAGAGTGGCTAAAGACGGCAGTATTTCCAAGCAAATGGTTAAATGGTGCTCTAACTTGAATTTAGAAAGTATCGTTCTTGTTAGAGGTGATATTGTTAAGGTTAATGAACCAATCAAGTCTGCTACCGTTCAAGATTATGAAATCCACATTACAAAGATTTTCACTATCAGTGAAACTCCAGAATCATTACCAATCTTATTGGAAGATGCTTCCCGttctgaaaaagaagctgaagaagCTGGTTTACCGGTGGTTAACTTAGATACCAGATTGGATGCTCGTGTTATCGATTTAAGAACTGTGACCAATCAagcaattttcaaaattcaaagtgGTGTCTGTTCATTATTTAGAGAATTTTTAACAAAGAAGACTTTTACTGAAGTTCACACTCCAAAATTACTAGGTGCTCCAAGTGAAGGTGGTGCTAACGTCTTTGAAGTCTCCTATTTCAAGAGCAAAGCTTATTTGGCCCAATCTCCGCAATTCTACAAGCAACAATTAATGGTCGctgattttgaaagagtCTTTGAAATTGCGCCAGTTTTCAGAGCAGAAAATTCTAACACTCATCGTCACATGACTGAATTCACAGGTTTAGATTTAGAAATGACTTTTGAAGAACACTACCATGAAGTCCTTGACTTATTAAGTGAAttattcatcttcatttttactGAATTAAAGACTAGATTTAAGAAGGAAATCGACATTGTCCGTAAACAATACCCAgttgaagatttcaaattaccaaaagatggtaaaattatcaaaattaattacAAAGACGGTATTGAAATGTTGAGAACACTTGGCGGTAAGACAGACTTAGACGATTTCGAAGATTTAAGTAccgaaaatgaaaaattgttagGTAAATTAGTGAGAGAAAAATACGATACCGATTTCTATATCTTGGACAAATTCCCATTAGCTATTAGACCATTTTACACTATGCCAGATCCAGAAGATCCACGTTATTCCAACTCTTATGATTTCTTCATGAGAGGTGAAGAAATCTTATCTGGTGCCCAACGTATACATGATGATGACTtattaaaagaaagaatgaaGATTCACGGATTATCATTAGAAGATCCAGGTTTGAAAGATTATATTGATGCTTTCACCTACGGTTGTGCTCCACACGCCGGTGGTGGTATTGGTCTTGAAAGAGTTGTCATGTTCTTCTTGGACTTGAAAAACATTAGAAGAGCCTCATTATTCCCAAGAGATCCAAAGAGATTAAGACCATAA
- the THI3 gene encoding branched-chain-2-oxoacid decarboxylase THI3 (similar to Saccharomyces cerevisiae THI3 (YDL080C); ancestral locus Anc_2.390) encodes MSYTERNSLSPEITIADYLFHRLKQLHVETIFGLPGEFNMPLLDRLYNIPGLKWAGNANELNATYAADGYARLKGLGCIITTFGVGELSAINGIAGAFAEHVGVLHVVGMPPTSAQTKQLLLHHTLGNGDYRVFHRMANDVSFYSRIINDTDLCSNEVDKCIELAYLKQKPVYLGVPVNQVNLKVNSAKLNKELRFRVLKNNLDMENEAINLILKKIYTCESPAIVVDACVNRQDTVKETEQFIRLTNFPVFVTPMGKGSIDENIPTFGGVFSGSISSPNVREVVDFADFVIVIGSLLTEFSTSAFHFFYKSKNCVLLFDDCVRFKGSIYPDLFLKPLMKNILSRLDPGKISFRPTSDCNNPMIVPKSKPSDDQLLRQEWVWHEFSHWFQEGDIIITELGTSSFGINQIRFPSHTKGISQALWGSSGYSMGSCLGACFATLESQSASTSTRQRVILFIGDGAFQITMQEISTMIRWNLTPYIFLLNNQGYSIDRFLHHRKNTTLYDVQQWNYLSFFKVFGATDYETRKIVTLGDLRQMLGNEDFSRADRIRMAEIMLPSMDVPKAIVDKWLQEKEKDHIIPGEQLDNTIHDDSPASLEPERKKSKRVV; translated from the coding sequence ATGTCATATACGGAACGAAATAGTTTATCACCAGAAATAACGATAGCAGATTACTTATTCCATAGGTTAAAACAACTCCATGTCGAAACAATATTCGGGTTACCTGGCGAGTTTAATATGCCTTTGCTGGACAGGCTATACAATATTCCAGGCTTAAAATGGGCAGGTAATGCAAATGAATTGAACGCGACCTATGCGGCAGATGGATATGCTCGACTGAAGGGATTGGGCTGCATAATTACAACATTTGGTGTTGGAGAACTTTCGGCAATCAATGGAATTGCTGGCGCATTTGCTGAGCATGTTGGTGTTTTACATGTTGTGGGCATGCCTCCAACGAGTGCTCAGACTAAACAGCTTTTATTACATCACACCTTAGGAAATGGTGACTACAGAGTTTTTCACAGAATGGCAAACGATGTCAGTTTTTACAGTAGAATTATTAATGACACTGACTTATGTTCTAATGAAGTTGATAAATGCATTGAACTCGCATATTTGAAACAGAAACCCGTATATCTTGGTGTTCCTGTAAATCAAGTTAATTTAAAAGTTAACTCTGCTAAGTTGAATAAAGAATTACGATTCAGAGTATTAAAAAACAATCTGGACATGGAGAATGAAGCTATAAActtgatattgaagaaaatttacaCATGTGAATCTCCTGCTATTGTCGTCGACGCTTGTGTAAATAGACAGGATACTGTTAAAGAAACTGAACAGTTTATAAGGCTAACAAATTTCCCAGTTTTCGTGACACCAATGGGGAAAGGTtccattgatgaaaatataccAACATTTGGTGGAGTATTTAGTGGGTCAATATCCTCACCCAACGTGAGAGAGGTTGTGGACTTCGCAGATTTTGTCATTGTGATTGGTTCCTTATTGACCGAATTCAGTACTTCCGCATTCCATTTCTTCTACAAATCTAAAAATTGcgttttattatttgatgattGTGTGAGATTCAAGGGTTCTATATATCCAGATTTGTTTTTAAAGCctctaatgaaaaatattctatCTCGTTTGGATCCAGGAAAGATTAGCTTTAGACCCACCAGCGATTGTAATAATCCCATGATCGtaccaaaatcaaaacCATCCGATGACCAACTACTCCGACAAGAGTGGGTATGGCACGAATTCTCTCATTGGTTTCAAGAAGGTGATATTATAATAACTGAACTGGGTACGTCGTCTTTTGGGATAAATCAGATTAGATTCCCGAGTCATACCAAAGGAATTTCTCAGGCTCTATGGGGTTCCTCAGGATATTCTATGGGCTCTTGTTTAGGTGCTTGTTTTGCGACATTAGAGTCACAGAGTGCATCTACTAGCACAAGACAAAGGgttattcttttcattggtGATGGTGCATTTCAAATAACTATGCAAGAAATATCGACAATGATAAGATGGAATTTGACGCCATATATTTTCCTGTTAAATAACCAGGGTTATTCCATTGACAGATTTTTGCACCATCGAAAAAATACGACACTATATGACGTCCAACAATGGAATTACTTATCATTCTTCAAAGTGTTTGGTGCAACCGACTACGAAACAAGGAAAATAGTGACCTTGGGTGATCTTAGACAAATGCTAGgtaatgaagatttttctAGAGCTGATAGAATTAGAATGGCAGAGATCATGCTGCCTTCGATGGATGTTCCCAAGGCAATTGTTGACAAATGGCTacaagaaaaggaaaaagatCATATAATCCCAGGAGAACAACTGGACAATACTATTCACGATGATTCACCAGCATCCTTGGAACcagaaaggaaaaagagtAAGCGCGTagtataa
- the RPL13A gene encoding 60S ribosomal protein eL13 (similar to Saccharomyces cerevisiae RPL13A (YDL082W) and RPL13B (YMR142C); ancestral locus Anc_2.387) produces the protein MAISKNLPLLKNHFRKHWQERVKVHFDQAGKKVSRRSARAAKAAKIAPRPLDLLRPVVRAPTVKYNRKVRAGRGFTLAEVKAAGLTAAYARTIGIAVDHRRQNRNQEIFELNVQRLKEYQSKIIVFPRNAKAVEAEQVLSATATFPIAQPSTDVETRAVEDNGESAFRTLRMARSEKRFKGIREKRAREKAEAEAEKKK, from the exons ATGG CTATCTCCAAGAATTTACCATTATTGAAGAACCACTTCAGAAAGCACTGGCAAGAACGTGTCAAGGTTCACTTCGACCAAGCTGGTAAAAAGGTTTCCAGAAGAAGTGCCAGAGCTGCTAAGGCTGCCAAGATTGCTCCAAGACCATTAGATCTATTAAGACCAGTCGTCAGAGCTCCAACTGTCAAATACAACAGAAAGGTTAGAGCTGGTAGAGGTTTCACTTTAGCCGAAGTTAAGGCCGCCGGTTTAACCGCTGCTTACGCTAGAACCATTGGTATTGCTGTTGACCACAGAAGACAAAACAGAAACCaagaaatctttgaattaaaCGTTCAAAGATTAAAGGAATACCAATCTAAGATCATTGTTTTCCCAAGAAACGCTAAGGCCGTCGAAGCTGAACAAGTCTTATCTGCTACTGCCACTTTCCCAATTGCTCAACCATCTACTGATGTTGAAACCAGAGCTGTTGAAGACAACGGTGAATCTGCTTTCAGAACCTTAAGAATGGCTAGATCCGAAAAGAGATTCAAGGGTATCAGAGAAAAGAGAGCCAGAGAAAAGGCTGAAGCTGAagctgaaaagaagaaataa
- the KAFR0F02930 gene encoding uncharacterized protein (ancestral locus Anc_2.383), producing the protein MSTSNIFDGNTEGAQDSTTATTTFHPQRVIEISPFLGDTTQNPTTLAALGSIHRAWTEAYHAPLAVDKEERIRQAVDFMKTEEDAHTSDRTIKKHSYRQVALYFKIPKSTLYDRLKQRNNNNTNVTATPSKRRSEDSQNSADENELTLRTTISEDSRHKPYEKQMKLTPQREKELIVKVGRICHAMGNVMNRTQIKSYIKSYVNEISLGKKWLMNFMNRHKGSVLYGSPASAYNVNVSTLKNGKNNFPYLWKCYVHLLQNTVKSLPRKKPFYYITRTCFDHQSRSSIFTCFEISPVDYEIKLHSSPEGIIFPDFFQNKVHLNLLDSNSSGFNLSDNSSMLMKSKNNKLSKLLLKVYMNCAGNDVQLADANSDLPFIIFEGFDESFNWEPSTCEQVITTSKFLSVPWKESVFQRILYPMYVQAMQDYVQSLIVRETTSVPLFFTLDEVDIELPTLSKIFIELMDKKLGDLAVNNTSRHNEGQQSDMYLVHNLGQNEEDDVNEDVLKATPPTLHSGQFCNSTTITPLQGTSSNVFEHSMMTQLNDIIDLIDTKENVLRQQIQDPSTKETLSDIFNRIRNIVPQ; encoded by the coding sequence ATGAGCACATCCAATATTTTCGACGGGAATACAGAGGGTGCACAGGATTCCACTACGGCGACGACAACTTTTCATCCACAGAGGGTCATTGAGATTTCACCGTTCTTGGGCGATACAACACAAAATCCAACCACTTTAGCTGCCCTGGGATCAATACACAGGGCATGGACTGAGGCATACCATGCGCCTCTGGCCGTCGATAAAGAGGAACGTATAAGACAAGCAGTAGATTTTATGAAAACCGAAGAAGATGCCCATACTAGTGATCGTACAATCAAGAAACATTCGTATAGACAAGTGGCATTATACTTTAAGATACCCAAATCCACCCTTTATGATAGGTTGAAgcaaagaaataataacaatactAATGTCACAGCAACGCCTTCGAAGAGAAGGTCTGAGGATTCTCAAAACAGCGCTGACGAGAACGAATTAACTCTCAGAACGACCATTTCAGAAGACAGTAGGCATAAACCATATGAaaaacaaatgaaattgacaCCGCaaagagagaaagaatTGATAGTGAAAGTGGGAAGAATATGTCATGCGATGGGTAATGTTATGAACAGAACACAAATCAAATCTTACATAAAATCTTATGTGAATGAAATCTCATTGGGTAAGAAGTGGTTGATGAATTTTATGAACCGTCACAAGGGAAGTGTACTTTATGGTAGTCCTGCAAGTGCATATAATGTTAATGTTTCTACCTTGAAAAATGGGAAGAATAATTTCCCATATCTTTGGAAATGTTACGTTCATTTACTGCAAAATACAGTGAAATCGTTACCTCGAAAGAAACCTTTCTACTACATTACTAGGACGTGTTTTGATCATCAAAGTAGAAGTAGTATATTTACatgttttgaaatatctcCGGTAGATTATGAGATTAAATTACATTCAAGTCCTGAAGGGATCATTTTCCCAgattttttccaaaataaaGTGCATCTTAATTTGCTAGATTCAAATTCGTCAGGTTTCAACCTTTCAGATAATTCTAGTATGCTAATGAAGAGtaagaataataaattaagtAAACTTTTACTTAAAGTATACATGAATTGTGCTGGCAACGATGTGCAACTAGCAGACGCTAATTCGGACTTGcccttcattattttcgaGGGATTTGATGAGTCTTTCAATTGGGAACCATCTACTTGTGAGCAAGTGATCACTACGagtaaatttctttcaGTACCGTGGAAGGAAAGCGTTTTTCAACGCATACTGTACCCCATGTATGTCCAAGCAATGCAAGATTACGTGCAAAGTTTAATTGTAAGAGAGACTACCAGTGTACCTCTCTTTTTCACTTTAGATGAAGTTGACATAGAATTGCCGACTCTTTCCAAAATCTTTATTGAACTAATGGATAAGAAGCTTGGAGATCTAGCCGTCAATAATACATCACGACACAACGAAGGACAACAGTCTGATATGTATTTAGTCCACAATTTAGGgcaaaatgaagaagacgatGTCAATGAAGATGTACTGAAAGCTACGCCGCCTACATTGCACAGTGGTCAATTTTGTAACTCTACAACGATCACCCCTTTGCAAGGAACGTCTAGCAACGTGTTTGAACACAGCATGATGACacaattgaatgatataaTCGACCTAATAGACACGAAAGAAAATGTCCTGCGTCAGCAAATACAGGATCCTTCCACTAAGGAAACACTCTCTGATATATTCAACAGAATACGGAACATTGTACCTCAGTAG
- the SUB2 gene encoding ATP-dependent RNA helicase SUB2 (similar to Saccharomyces cerevisiae SUB2 (YDL084W); ancestral locus Anc_2.384): protein MSHEGEEDLLEYSDNEQEIQVDASNAAEAGNAAEGTTGVEGESTTDGDKKGSYVGIHSTGFKDFLLKPELSRAIIDCGFEHPSEVQQHTIPQSIHGTDVLCQAKSGLGKTAVFVLSTLQQLDPVPGEVSVVVICNARELAYQIRNEYLRFSKYMPDVKTAVFYGGTPTSKDAEILKNKETAPHIVVATPGRLKALVRDKYIDLSHVKNFVIDECDKVLEELDMRRDVQEIFRATPRDKQVMMFSATLSQEIRPICRRFLQNPLEIFVDDEAKLTLHGLQQYYIKLEEREKNRKLAQLLDDLEFNQVIIFVKSTARANELTKLLNASNFPAITVHGHMKQAERIARYKAFKDFEKRICVSTDVFGRGIDIERINLAINYDLSNEADQYLHRVGRAGRFGTKGLAISFVSSKEDEEVLSKIQERFDVKIAEFPEEGIDPSTYLNN from the coding sequence ATGTCTCACGAAGGAGAAGAGGATTTATTAGAATATTCCGACAACGAACAAGAAATTCAGGTTGACGCTTCTAATGCTGCCGAAGCTGGTAATGCCGCTGAAGGCACCACTGGAGTTGAGGGAGAATCTACTACTGATGGTGATAAGAAGGGTTCCTATGTTGGTATCCATTCCACTGGTTTCAAAGATTTCCTACTGAAGCCAGAACTATCGAGAGCCATTATCGATTGTGGTTTTGAACATCCTTCTGAAGTTCAACAGCATACCATTCCTCAATCCATTCATGGTACTGATGTCTTATGTCAAGCCAAATCCGGTTTAGGTAAGACTGCTGTCTTCGTTCTCTCCACTTTACAACAATTAGATCCAGTTCCAGGTGAAGTTTCTGTTGTTGTAATCTGTAACGCAAGAGAATTGGCTTATCAAATTCGTAACGAATACTTAAGATTCTCCAAATATATGCCTGATGTGAAAACTGCTGTCTTTTACGGGGGCACTCCAACCTCCAAAGATgctgaaattttaaagaacAAAGAAACTGCACCACATATTGTTGTTGCTACCCCAGGTCGTTTAAAGGCTTTAGTTAGAGACAAGTATATTGATTTATCTCAcgttaaaaattttgtcattGATGAATGTGATAAAGTTCTAGAAGAATTAGACATGAGAAGGGATGtgcaagaaattttcagagCTACCCCAAGAGATAAACAAGTAATGATGTTTTCAGCTACTTTATCTCAGGAAATCAGACCAATTTGTAGACGTTTCCTACAAAACCCTCTAGAAATTTTCGTTGATGATGAAGCCAAACTAACGTTACACGGTTTACAACAATATTATATCAAACTTGAAGAACGTGAAAAGAATCGTAAATTAGCACAATTATTAGATGATTTGGAATTCAATCaagttattatttttgttaaATCAACAGCAAGGGCTAATGAActaacaaaattattgaatgctAGTAATTTCCCGGCAATTACCGTACATGGTCATATGAAACAAGCTGAACGTATCGCTCGTTATAAAGCctttaaagattttgaaaaacgtATTTGTGTCTCCACTGATGTCTTCGGTAGAggtattgatattgaacGTATTAACTTGGCTATCAATTAtgatttatcaaatgaagCTGATCAATATTTACATCGTGTTGGTAGAGCTGGTAGATTTGGTACCAAGGGTTTAGCTATTTCTTTCGTCTCTTCCaaggaagatgaagaagtttTAAGTAAGATTCAAGAACGTTTTGATGTTAAGATTGCTGAATTCCCAGAAGAAGGTATTGATCCATCAACTTACTTGAACAATTAA
- the RPS16B gene encoding 40S ribosomal protein uS9 (similar to Saccharomyces cerevisiae RPS16B (YDL083C) and RPS16A (YMR143W); ancestral locus Anc_2.386), with the protein MSAVPSVQTFGKKKSATAVAHVKAGKGLIKVNGSPITLVEPEILRFKVYEPLLLVGLDKFANIDIRVRVTGGGHVSQVYAIRQAIAKGLVAYHQKYVDEQSKNELKKAFTSYDRTLLIADARRPEPKKFGGRGARARFQKSYR; encoded by the exons ATGTCTGCCGTCCCAAGTGTACAA aCTTTTGGTAAGAAGAAGTCTGCTACTGCTGTTGCCCATGTCAAGGCCGGTAAAGGTTTAATCAAGGTTAATGGTTCTCCAATCACTTTGGTTGAACCAGAAATCTTAAGATTCAAGGTTTACGaaccattattattagttgGTCTAGACAAGTTCGCCAACATTGATATCAGAGTTAGAGTCACTGGTGGTGGTCACGTCTCTCAAGTTTACGCTATTAGACAAGCTATCGCTAAAGGTTTAGTTGCTTACCATCAAAAATACGTCGACGAACAATCTAAGAACGAATTAAAGAAGGCTTTCACTTCTTACGACAGAACCTTATTGATCGCCGATGCTAGAAGACCAGAACCAAAGAAATTCGGTGGTAGAGGTGCCCGTGCTAGATTCCAAAAGTCTTACCGTTAA
- the KAFR0F02980 gene encoding ribosomal protein P1 (similar to Saccharomyces cerevisiae RPP1A (YDL081C); ancestral locus Anc_2.388), translated as MSTEAALSYAALILADSEVEITSEKLLTLTNAANIPIEGIWADIFAKALEGQDLKALLVNFSAGTAAPAAAGAAAGASGAAAGEAAEEKEEEAKEESDEDMGFGLFD; from the coding sequence atgTCCACTGAAGCTGCTTTATCTTACGCTGCTTTAATTTTAGCTGACTCTGAGGTTGAAATTACCTCTGAAAAGTTATTAACTTTAACCAATGCGGCTAACATCCCGATTGAAGGTATCTGGGCTGATATCTTTGCTAAAGCTTTAGAAGGTCAAGACTTGAAGGCTTTATTAGTCAACTTCTCCGCCGGTACTGCCGCTCCAGCTGCTGCTGGTGCCGCTGCTGGTGCTTCTGGTGCTGCTGCCGGTGAAGctgctgaagaaaaagaagaagaagccaAGGAAGAGTCCGATGAAGACATGGGTTTCGGTTTATTCGATTAA